GCTACGCAGGAGCTGTTTTTAATTTGAAGCAAGTGTTTGACGCGTGTTGCCAGACTGGGGAGGGTATCACTTTGGACTTTTCCCTTGGTCAAATCACCAAAATTATGGGCAAAAATGATGTAGTCAATTTGCTCTTTGTCAATCTGTGCATCATCAATTGCCTTTTCTGCCGCCAAAAAGCCTAAATCCGAAGTTTTATGCTCGTCCTCGGCATAACGTCTTTCCACAATCCCTGTGATTGCGGTAAACTTTTCTATAATGGTATCATTCCCATATTGTATCGCCGTACCATCCCTTTCCAAAAAATCATGTTCAAGGAATTCCTCGTTTTTTGTCACAATGGAAGGTAGATAGCTTCCGGTTCCAGTAATTGCAATTTCCATAATACCCAAATTCTGGTTACAAGGTAACGGTTGAACCAACCATTAATATGCATGCATAATAAATTGCCCGATGTCCAACAGCTTTGAATTCGATTCCCAAAGCAATAAAAAACCCATTCTCCAACTGAGTGAATGGGTTTAAAGTAGTGTTTATAAGTGTTTCCTATACTTCGGCATATTCTTCAATTGCAGGACAGGTACAGATTAAATTACGATCGCCAAAAGCCTCATCCGTTCGTCTTACGGAAGGCCAGAACTTGTTTTCGGCAACATAATCCAATGGAAAGGCCGCTTTCTTCCTGGAATACGTAAAGTTCCAATCATCCGAGGTTACCATTGCCAGCGTATGGGGTGCATTTTTGAGCACATTGTTTGGATTGTCAATGGATACTTCATCAATTTCCTTTTTTATACTGATCATGGCGTCACAAAATCGATCAAGTTCGGCCAGCCCTTCACTTTCCGTAGGTTCTATCATCATGGTTCCCGCAACCGGAAATGAAACCGTGGGTGCGTGAAAGCCATAGTCCATTAAGCGTTTTGCAATATCGGTTACTTCAATACCATGTTCTTTAAAGGGACGACAGTCAATGATCATTTCGTGTGCGGCACGCCCATTTTCTCCCGCATAGAGCACTTCGTACGAACCGTGTAACCGTTCTTTAATATAGTTGGCATTAAGAATGGCTATTTTGGTGGCATCCGTCAATCCCCGTGCCCCCAACATTTTTATGTACCCATAGGAAATAAGGCAGGCCAAGGCACTGCCCCAGGGAGCTGCAGAAATGGCCGTTATGGCCTTTTCACCACCCGTTTTGATTATAGGATTGGAAGGGAGGAATGGTTTTAACTGTTCGGCAACACAAATAGGGCCAACCCCTGGGCCACCGCCACCATGTGGAATGGCAAAGGTTTTGTGCAGGTTCAAATGGCAGACATCTGCACCAATGGCAGCTGGATTGGTCAGTCCTACCTGTGCGTTCATATTGGCACCATCCATATACACCTGGCCACCATTATCGTGAATCAATTTCGTGATATAACGTATGGAGGACTCAAAGACGCCATGGGTAGAAGGGTAGGTAACCATTAGAGCGGCCAGATTGTCCGTATACTGATTTACTTTTTCCTCCAAGTCGATAACATCGATATTTCCTTTTTCATCTGTTTTGGTAACCACTACCTGCATTCCTGCCATAACTGCGGAAGCCGGGTTGGTACCGTGGGCCGAAGCCGGGATAATGCAAATATTCCTATGTTCCTCCCCCCGCGATCGATGGTATGCCCTTATGGTCATAAGCCCTGCATATTCACCTTGTGCCCCAGAATTGGGTTGAAGCGAAGTTGCAGCAAAACCAGTGATGATATTTAGTTGTTCTTCAAGTTCTTTGATGACCACATGGTAACCTTCGGCCTGGTCAATTGGCGCATAAGGATGGATATTCCCCCAATTGGCCCAACTCAAAGGAAGCATTTCGGAGGCGGCGTTCAATTTCATGGTACAACTGCCAAGGGAAATCATACTGTGGTTCAAGGCCAAATCCTTGCGCTCCAGTTTTTTGATGTATCGCATCAACTCGGTTTCCGAGTGGTAGGAATTAAAGGTTTCATGTGTTAAAAAAGTACCCTTCCGGACGAGTTCGGCAGGAATGACCTGTCCCTCATGTTCCATGATTCGTACATCGTGGTCCTGGGCCTTCGACTCAGCAAAACAGTCCACCAAGGGATGGATATCCTTTTCAGTAAATGCCTCATTCAATGCTATGGAAATGGTCTCATGGTCAATATAGTTAAAATTGATACCCCTGGATTCCGCAATGGCACGAATGGCATTGAGGTTGTCCACTTTAAATTGTATGGTATCAAAATAAACATCGTTCAATTGTTCAAATCCATAAGCAGAAATACTTTGGGCAATGGTTTTAGTGTACTTGTGGATTCTATGGGCAATGTTCATTAATCCTTTGGGACCATGGTAGACGGCGTACATACCTGCCATAACGGCCAGCAATACTTGTGCCGTACAAATATTGGATGTGGCCTTATCCCTCTTAATGTGCTGTTCCCTGGTCTGTAAAGCCATTCGCAAGGCCGGATTGCCATCCGTATCTCTGGTAAGGCCAATGATACGACCGGGAATATGTCTTTTATAGGCCTCTTTTGTGGCAAAGAAAGCCGCATGCGGACCACCATAACCCAGGGGTATCCCAAAACGTTGTGTGGTACCCACAACAACATCAACACCCCATTCCCCGGGTGGTGTCAACATTACCAAACTCAAGATATCCGCCGCTACGGCCACTTTGATGTCATTGTCCTGTGCTTTTTTTACAAAACCGGAATAGTCATGAACCTGACCGTATTTACCGGGATACTGCAGCAATGCCCCGAAATAGTCCGGAGTAAGATCAAACTCTTGATGGTCTCCAATGACAAGTTCTATATTGAGCGGTGCCGACCGTGTTTCCAACAAACTCAAGGTCTGTGGCAGGACTTCCTCGGAGACAAAAAACTTCAGTACGTTGTGCTTCTTTTGCTGTCTTGACCTTACATCAAAAAGCATGGTCATTGCTTCTGCAGCGGCCGTACTCTCGTCCAGTAAGGAAGCATTGGCAATTTCCATACCTGTCAAATCCGTAACAACGGTTTGAAAATTGAGAAGGGCCTCCAACCGCCCTTGTGCGATTTCTGCTTGGTATGGGGTATATGCCGTATACCAGCCAGGATTCTCCAAAATATTTCGCTTTATGACGGAAGGGGTCATACTTTCGTGATATCCCAAACCAATGTAGGATTTGAATATGCGATTTTTTTTGGACAGGGCCTCAATAAGGTTTAGAAACTCAGGTTCACTCAAGGCTTCTGGAAGATTTAAGTTTTCCTTCAATAAAATATCCGAAGGAATGGCCTGCTCAATCAATTCATCCAATGATTCCACTCCAACGATTTCGAGCATTTTTTTGAGGTCTTCCTCCCTTACGCCTATATGGCGGATTGCAAAAGATTCCGTGTTCATTAGCTATGAAAAATAAAGTGCCCAAAATTAGGGAATAATTCCCTGAAATGGCCCAAATTACAGCGGGTGTTCCATCAAAGTTTTTAACTTAAAGTTAATCTAATGGTGTAGCATATTACATTTGTTGAATGTTGATTTTTAGGAGATTATTCCGATTTTATATCAATGCCAGTATACATGTGGCCTTGGCCGTCATTTCCCTATATGCCCTAAATGCCCAAAACTTAAACATTTCAATCAATGTCCACGTAACGGGTTTTCTTTTTTTTGCCACTATTGTTTGTTATAATTTTGTGAAATACGAGGTGGAAGCGGATAAATACCTCGTTGTTGCAAAACCCTCACATAAACCCATTCAGGTTTTAAGTTTTTTGGCCTTTGGGATTTCCTTATACTTCCTTTTTCTATTGCCCCTACAACTTTGGATCGTTATTGGAATTTTAACGGTTATTTCTGCACTTTACGCCATCCCCTTTCTTCCGAGTTCAAGGAATTTGAGGAGTCTAGGCGGGCTTAAGGTTTTTTTGGTTGCCTTGGTTTGGGTAGGTTTTACCGTGGTGCTTCCGGCGGCTGAACATCAACTTGGGTTTTCTGAACAAGTTTTGTTGCTCGGAATTCAGAATTTTGTATTGATATTAATATTGATTTTGCCTTTTGAAATAAGGGACCTGGAATATGACAAACCGGAATTAAGAACATTGCCCCAACGCTTTGGGGTATCAAATTCAAAATATATTGGATATGTTTTATGTTTGTCTTATTTGGGTCTAAGATTGATAAGTGATGGGTGGGATTCAAAGCGTATGATGTATAGTTTAGCCGTCTTTGGTCTATTGGTTGCCGCGCTATATTTCACCAAAGAAGGCCAATCCAAATACTATACCTCTTTTTGGATTGAGGGGATTCCAATTTTTTTGCTACTGGTTGATAGCACTATGGATAAGTTGATCTAACTGTTCTCCTCGAGCACTTTTTTTAATTGCTCTTTGTCTTTTTCAGAAAGGGTTTGAAGATTGGCATGTTCACATAAAGACGTAAGCTTGGTGTTCTTTGCGGAAAACTGGGCCAGCTCCTTACTAAAGAATAGATACACCTTAAGTTGCAGTATTTCCCACCAAGTGGCTTCTCCATATTGACTTTTGGTGCAAATTTCCTTTGCCTTTTCACGAGATATTTTCATACGTCTAAAACCAATTTTCATTCATACACCCCATAAGGGCAGTCCTTGCTCTGTGTATCATCACCCATAGATTGGACGGATTAATTCCCAATTCATTACAGATGTCTTCAGTACTCATGCCTTGGATGGTTTTCATGCTAAACACGGTAGCCTGTTTTTTGGGCAATTTGGAAAGGCAATCCTGTATGGCCATTCCTAATTCCTCATTTTCGATGGAGTCGTCGCCCCCTTTGCTAAAAGGGTCGGCAACGCGCTCTTCCAACCAATCACCTTCGCCTTCGTCGGAGGAATAATTAATCCTTACTTCCGCCTTTCCTTTTTTTGAATTTATTTTTCGGTAATGGTCAATTACCTTGCGCTTTAAAATAGCAATTAACCATGTTCTTTCGGCAGCATCGCCCTTATAATTCTTGGCCGATTTTAATCCGGCTATGAACGTATCCTGAACCAGATCCTTGGCCAATTCGGAATCACTTACCCTGGCTATTGCGTAGTTAAAGAGGTAATCGGCATAAAGATCGACCCAATTTTCAGGATGTAACTGATGGACTGGCATTGTATTATTTAGAGACATCAAAAGTAGTAGATTTTGGTTAATGATTCTTGTTATATTCCGTACAAATGAGCGAGAAAGAAATCACAAGAAGTTCACGGTCACAAACTTTGGGGATCTATTAACAAACCGACCGCAATCACATTACAATAAAGTTTCAATAGTTTGAAAAAAGTAACGTGCAGAAACAATGCCTATGGACGTTAAAGACAAATCAATAGGTGCAATGCCCTGGATTTCCCGGACAAACCACAACCAAATTGTTGGCTAAATAGTTGGTTCAATCAGCTTTTAACAAACCTGCGCGTTCCAACAAGGCTTCCAATTGCGGTTCCTGCCCCCTAAAACGTTTGTAAAGCGCCATGGGATTTTCCGTACCCCCTTTTGAGAGTACGTGGTCCTTGAACTTTTTAGCGATTTCAGGATTGAAGATACCATGCTCCTTAAAGTAGGCAAAGGCATCGGCATCCAGTACTTCGGCCCATTTGTAGCTGTAATATCCAGACGAATAGCCCCCTTGGAAAATATGGGAAAATGCGGTGCTCATACAGGTCTCTGGAGTATCTGGATACAATTGGGTGCCCTCAAATGCCTTACTTTCAAATTCCTTCACATTTTTGATGTCCGATGGATCCTGACTATGCCATGCCATGTCCAACAACCCAAAACTAAGTTGGCGTAAGGTCTGCATGCCTTCTTGAAAAGTGGCGGACTCCTTTATTTTTTGGACCAGTTCCATAGGGATCGACCCTCCTGTTTCATAATGGTGGGCAAACAGTTCCAAGGCCTCCTTTTCATAACACCAATTTTCCATCACTTGACTGGGCAACTCCACAAAATCCCAATACACCGATGTCCCCGAAAGGCTTGGATATGTGGTATTGGCGAGCATACCGTGAAGGGCATGGCCAAATTCATGGAACAATGTGGTCACCTCACTAAAAGTGAGTAGGGAAGGTTTGCTTTCGGTAGATGGGGTAAAATTGCAAACATTGGACACATGTGGGCGCACATTTTTCCCATTTTTTCGGAATTGTGATTTAAAGGATGTCATCCAAGCCCCACCACGTTTTCCCGGTCTGGGATGAAAGTCCGCATAGAACAATGACACAAAGTTTTGGTCAGCGTCATAGACCTCAAAGGTTTTTACCTCCTCGTGGTACGTATCAATATGGGAAACTTCCTTAAAAGTGAGTCCAAACAGCTTTTCGGCAACTTTAAACACACCGTTGATGACATTTTCCAGTTTAAAATAGGGTTTAAGCCGTTCATCATCCAGGTTGAAAAGCTTTTGTTTCAGCTTTTCCGAATAGTAGGCCCCATCCCATTTTTGAATGTCCTCAATACCGTCCATCTCCTTTGCAAAGGCCCTTAATTTCTGAAACTCTTTTTGTGCTGCCGGCCTCGCTTTTTCCAGAAGTTCGGTAAGAAAGTCCATCACCCTTTTCGGGGAATTGGCCATGCGTTCTTCGAGCACATAGTGCGCATGGGTCTTATATCCAAGTAAATTGGCCCTTTCATGCCGGAGATTGGTAATCTTAAGTACATTTTCCTGATTGTCCAATTCATCACCATGAAACCCCTTACTACCAAAGGCAAGGGACAACTTTTTTCGAAGTTCCCTGTTTTTGGCATACTTCATAAAGGGAATGTAGCTGGGGTATTGCAGTGTAATGATCCATCCATCCTTTTTTTTGCTTTTTGCCAATTGGGAAGCGGCTTCTTTTGCACTTTCAGGAAGCCCTTGAACATCGGTCTCTTTGGTCAAGTGCAGCTCATACGCATTGGTCTCAGCCAGAACGTTTTCTCCAAATTTTAACTTGAGTTTAGCCAATTCCGCGTCTATTTCCCGAAGTCTGGTTTTCTTTTCTGGTGGAAGATTGGCACCATTTCTACTGAAACTTTTATAGCGTTTTTCCAAAAGTGTCCTTTGTTCTTTATCCAGTTTTAGGTTTTCCCTTTCCCCAAAGACGGATTTAACCCTTTGGAACAAACCTTCATTCAGGGTAATGTCATTACTGAACTCTGAAAGTAATGGGGATACCTCTTGGGCGATTTTTTGGATTTCATCGTTGGTTTCGGCAGAATTCAAATTAAAAAACACACTGGAGACCCTATCCAATTGATATCCGGAATAGTCCAGG
The sequence above is a segment of the Muricauda sp. SCSIO 64092 genome. Coding sequences within it:
- the gcvP gene encoding aminomethyl-transferring glycine dehydrogenase, whose translation is MNTESFAIRHIGVREEDLKKMLEIVGVESLDELIEQAIPSDILLKENLNLPEALSEPEFLNLIEALSKKNRIFKSYIGLGYHESMTPSVIKRNILENPGWYTAYTPYQAEIAQGRLEALLNFQTVVTDLTGMEIANASLLDESTAAAEAMTMLFDVRSRQQKKHNVLKFFVSEEVLPQTLSLLETRSAPLNIELVIGDHQEFDLTPDYFGALLQYPGKYGQVHDYSGFVKKAQDNDIKVAVAADILSLVMLTPPGEWGVDVVVGTTQRFGIPLGYGGPHAAFFATKEAYKRHIPGRIIGLTRDTDGNPALRMALQTREQHIKRDKATSNICTAQVLLAVMAGMYAVYHGPKGLMNIAHRIHKYTKTIAQSISAYGFEQLNDVYFDTIQFKVDNLNAIRAIAESRGINFNYIDHETISIALNEAFTEKDIHPLVDCFAESKAQDHDVRIMEHEGQVIPAELVRKGTFLTHETFNSYHSETELMRYIKKLERKDLALNHSMISLGSCTMKLNAASEMLPLSWANWGNIHPYAPIDQAEGYHVVIKELEEQLNIITGFAATSLQPNSGAQGEYAGLMTIRAYHRSRGEEHRNICIIPASAHGTNPASAVMAGMQVVVTKTDEKGNIDVIDLEEKVNQYTDNLAALMVTYPSTHGVFESSIRYITKLIHDNGGQVYMDGANMNAQVGLTNPAAIGADVCHLNLHKTFAIPHGGGGPGVGPICVAEQLKPFLPSNPIIKTGGEKAITAISAAPWGSALACLISYGYIKMLGARGLTDATKIAILNANYIKERLHGSYEVLYAGENGRAAHEMIIDCRPFKEHGIEVTDIAKRLMDYGFHAPTVSFPVAGTMMIEPTESEGLAELDRFCDAMISIKKEIDEVSIDNPNNVLKNAPHTLAMVTSDDWNFTYSRKKAAFPLDYVAENKFWPSVRRTDEAFGDRNLICTCPAIEEYAEV
- a CDS encoding M3 family metallopeptidase; this translates as MNPLLQPFDTAPFSKIKNAHFKPAFLKAIEKTRSEIDTIVDNPEPPTFENTIEALDYSGYQLDRVSSVFFNLNSAETNDEIQKIAQEVSPLLSEFSNDITLNEGLFQRVKSVFGERENLKLDKEQRTLLEKRYKSFSRNGANLPPEKKTRLREIDAELAKLKLKFGENVLAETNAYELHLTKETDVQGLPESAKEAASQLAKSKKKDGWIITLQYPSYIPFMKYAKNRELRKKLSLAFGSKGFHGDELDNQENVLKITNLRHERANLLGYKTHAHYVLEERMANSPKRVMDFLTELLEKARPAAQKEFQKLRAFAKEMDGIEDIQKWDGAYYSEKLKQKLFNLDDERLKPYFKLENVINGVFKVAEKLFGLTFKEVSHIDTYHEEVKTFEVYDADQNFVSLFYADFHPRPGKRGGAWMTSFKSQFRKNGKNVRPHVSNVCNFTPSTESKPSLLTFSEVTTLFHEFGHALHGMLANTTYPSLSGTSVYWDFVELPSQVMENWCYEKEALELFAHHYETGGSIPMELVQKIKESATFQEGMQTLRQLSFGLLDMAWHSQDPSDIKNVKEFESKAFEGTQLYPDTPETCMSTAFSHIFQGGYSSGYYSYKWAEVLDADAFAYFKEHGIFNPEIAKKFKDHVLSKGGTENPMALYKRFRGQEPQLEALLERAGLLKAD
- a CDS encoding sigma-70 family RNA polymerase sigma factor, encoding MPVHQLHPENWVDLYADYLFNYAIARVSDSELAKDLVQDTFIAGLKSAKNYKGDAAERTWLIAILKRKVIDHYRKINSKKGKAEVRINYSSDEGEGDWLEERVADPFSKGGDDSIENEELGMAIQDCLSKLPKKQATVFSMKTIQGMSTEDICNELGINPSNLWVMIHRARTALMGCMNENWF